Proteins found in one Paenibacillus sp. FSL R10-2782 genomic segment:
- a CDS encoding protein-glutamine gamma-glutamyltransferase: MQRQQFETTLRSRIVEAAEALNQSGVSFATFDTARCNEQFWNFTEKGGFQIKAGVTPAQGIRDIFENGHKYAFECATAMVIVLYKGVLDSILESEFNRIFADMLLYDWHYDSDLRLIQEQGSHKAVPGDILYFNNPDVSPETPEWKGENVVKLREDSFYGHGIGIRTAEGIIDSLNRHRRPGATTSAYLTNEVIYPDFAYLSQFAPEGNREEELALSPSQEHPPRIHASIGGRQYIRA; encoded by the coding sequence ATGCAGCGGCAACAGTTTGAAACGACCTTAAGAAGCCGAATTGTCGAGGCAGCGGAAGCCTTGAATCAAAGCGGTGTATCCTTTGCCACCTTTGATACCGCACGCTGTAACGAGCAATTTTGGAATTTTACAGAAAAAGGCGGATTTCAGATTAAAGCAGGTGTCACTCCGGCGCAGGGGATCAGGGATATTTTTGAGAATGGACATAAATATGCCTTTGAGTGTGCGACAGCTATGGTCATTGTGCTCTACAAAGGAGTGCTGGATTCCATTCTGGAAAGTGAATTTAATCGGATTTTTGCCGATATGCTGCTGTATGATTGGCACTATGACAGTGATCTCAGACTCATACAGGAGCAAGGGAGTCACAAGGCTGTTCCTGGCGATATTCTGTATTTCAATAATCCTGATGTATCACCCGAAACGCCGGAGTGGAAAGGAGAAAATGTTGTCAAGCTAAGGGAAGACTCGTTTTATGGTCACGGCATCGGCATTCGCACAGCCGAAGGCATCATTGACTCCCTCAATCGTCATCGACGACCGGGGGCCACCACTTCTGCTTATTTGACAAATGAAGTGATCTACCCCGATTTTGCCTATCTGTCGCAGTTTGCCCCTGAAGGAAACCGGGAAGAAGAACTTGCGCTGAGCCCTTCACAAGAGCACCCTCCCCGTATACATGCGAGCATTGGTGGAAGACAGTATATCCGTGCATAA
- the scpB gene encoding SMC-Scp complex subunit ScpB: MDYLKLKSIIEGLLFLAGEEGLSAKQIADIVEQQQELVEKGLEDMKQDMEQGGRGLQIVRIAGHYQLATLSEHAPYFENLAYSPARASLSQAALETLAIVAYRQPITRIEIEDIRGVKSERAIHTLVNKELIEEKGRAEAIGRPILYGTTKSFLDYFGLGSLADLPQPELFEDSEHLEEETQLLFERLESSQPDMNNTES; encoded by the coding sequence ATGGATTATCTGAAGCTGAAATCAATTATTGAGGGACTGCTGTTTCTCGCGGGAGAGGAAGGGTTGTCCGCCAAGCAGATCGCCGACATTGTAGAGCAGCAGCAAGAGCTGGTTGAAAAGGGTCTGGAGGATATGAAGCAGGACATGGAGCAGGGAGGAAGAGGTCTGCAAATTGTCCGTATCGCCGGTCACTATCAGTTGGCAACCTTATCCGAACATGCACCTTATTTTGAAAATCTCGCCTACTCTCCGGCACGTGCCTCGCTGTCGCAAGCAGCTTTGGAGACACTTGCCATTGTGGCCTATCGCCAGCCCATTACAAGAATTGAAATCGAAGATATTCGCGGTGTCAAATCTGAGCGGGCCATACATACTCTGGTCAACAAGGAGCTTATTGAGGAAAAAGGTCGGGCTGAGGCTATAGGACGGCCGATTTTGTATGGTACGACGAAGTCATTTCTGGATTATTTTGGTTTGGGTTCTTTGGCGGATTTGCCGCAGCCTGAGTTGTTTGAGGACTCGGAACATTTGGAGGAAGAGACACAATTGTTGTTCGAACGTTTGGAGAGCAGTCAGCCGGATATGAATAATACGGAATCTTGA
- a CDS encoding nucleoside recognition domain-containing protein, which produces MIHLIWVALICIGFVFAAAQGNIEVVTKAAFDGAATGVTVCFGLISVLVFWMGMMKLAEDGGLLQKISKLLAPLVAFLFPDVPRNHPAMGYILSNMSANLLGLGNAATPMGIKAMQELQSLNPDKQTATPAMCTLLALNTASITLIPTTLIAIRLNYHSANPTEIVGTTLVATAIATFAAIAADRWYRSRELRRPPASPPSTSTFPPQKTQGPQTTPVSASSPATPPVSRSGMTAAKGRNITWKG; this is translated from the coding sequence TTGATTCATCTCATATGGGTAGCCCTGATTTGTATTGGATTTGTGTTTGCCGCCGCGCAAGGGAATATTGAAGTGGTGACCAAGGCGGCATTTGATGGGGCGGCTACGGGCGTCACGGTATGCTTTGGACTAATTAGTGTGCTTGTGTTCTGGATGGGTATGATGAAGCTGGCGGAAGATGGCGGGCTTTTACAGAAAATATCCAAACTGCTCGCCCCGCTAGTAGCTTTTCTGTTTCCTGATGTTCCGCGTAATCATCCGGCTATGGGGTATATCTTGTCTAATATGAGCGCTAATCTGCTCGGCTTGGGCAATGCAGCAACTCCGATGGGCATTAAGGCGATGCAAGAGCTGCAATCTCTGAATCCCGACAAGCAGACCGCTACACCCGCTATGTGTACGCTGCTCGCTTTGAACACGGCCAGCATTACGCTTATTCCTACCACGCTGATCGCGATCCGGCTCAATTATCATTCCGCCAATCCGACGGAAATTGTCGGGACGACGCTGGTGGCGACTGCGATAGCCACCTTTGCCGCAATTGCTGCGGATCGCTGGTACCGTAGTCGGGAGCTGCGTCGGCCTCCAGCCAGTCCGCCATCGACATCAACATTTCCGCCACAAAAGACACAGGGACCACAGACTACGCCAGTATCTGCGTCCTCTCCCGCTACGCCGCCCGTTTCACGATCAGGAATGACGGCTGCCAAGGGAAGGAACATCACCTGGAAAGGATGA
- a CDS encoding response regulator transcription factor: MSEQSNRILIVDDEERIRRLLRMYLEKEGYEIDEAEDGEIALHKATANDYSIILLDVMLPGMDGIEVCTRLRQTKATPVIMLTAKGEEVNRVQGFEVGADDYVVKPFSPREVIYRVKAILRRSSETAFLTKETVPSNSIVFPNLIIEHDAHRVSAGGIEISLTPKEYELLHYLAVSPDKVFSREELLKDVWNYEFFGDLRTVDTHVKRLREKLNKVSPEAAAMITTVWGVGYKLEVPK; encoded by the coding sequence ATGTCAGAACAAAGCAACCGTATATTAATTGTAGATGATGAAGAACGCATTCGCCGGCTTCTGCGGATGTACCTGGAAAAAGAAGGATATGAAATTGATGAAGCTGAGGATGGCGAAATTGCACTCCATAAAGCCACTGCAAACGATTACAGCATTATTCTGCTCGATGTGATGTTACCGGGCATGGATGGAATTGAAGTTTGCACACGTCTGCGTCAAACCAAAGCTACACCTGTGATCATGCTGACTGCCAAAGGCGAGGAAGTGAACCGCGTACAGGGCTTTGAGGTCGGGGCAGATGACTATGTGGTCAAGCCCTTTAGCCCGCGAGAGGTTATTTATCGGGTAAAGGCAATTTTGCGCCGTTCGTCAGAAACTGCCTTTTTGACCAAGGAGACGGTGCCAAGCAACAGCATTGTTTTTCCGAATCTTATTATTGAGCATGATGCGCATCGCGTAAGCGCAGGTGGGATTGAAATCAGTCTCACTCCTAAAGAGTATGAGCTGCTGCACTATTTGGCTGTATCGCCGGACAAGGTATTTTCGCGCGAAGAACTGTTAAAAGATGTGTGGAATTATGAATTTTTTGGTGATCTGCGCACGGTGGATACACACGTCAAACGGCTTCGTGAAAAGCTGAACAAAGTATCACCGGAGGCAGCGGCTATGATTACAACGGTTTGGGGTGTCGGCTACAAGCTGGAGGTACCAAAATAA
- a CDS encoding DUF2953 domain-containing protein, which produces MWKWIGIAIIVVLLLVLAVLLSRIRLKLDIAKHDTDDRAHLEIRFLYGWIKINYDIPAILLAGLQKGLLYRLDRNKNIHKTDATIDSGTIDKEKIKRFIHDVRILLKGTRSFQRWIRHTLAHVTMSKMEWSTNISLADAAYTATSTGILWGLKTSLIGFASSFVRMNCTPKLFVVPYWVDRLRFTTTLTCEASISLGYVVYSMLMLAYRIWRVPGGAEAWKRVFSKQPIKHEE; this is translated from the coding sequence GTGTGGAAATGGATCGGTATCGCCATCATCGTCGTTTTGTTACTTGTGCTGGCTGTTCTGCTCTCCCGTATCCGATTGAAGCTGGATATTGCCAAGCATGATACTGATGACCGGGCGCATCTGGAGATCAGATTTCTGTACGGGTGGATTAAAATAAATTATGACATTCCGGCTATTCTGCTGGCTGGTTTGCAAAAAGGGCTTCTCTATCGACTCGATCGCAACAAAAACATACATAAAACCGACGCCACCATTGACAGCGGCACCATCGATAAAGAGAAAATTAAGCGATTTATACACGACGTTCGGATACTGCTGAAAGGAACGAGGTCCTTCCAACGATGGATACGTCATACACTAGCCCATGTGACAATGTCGAAAATGGAATGGTCCACCAATATCAGTCTTGCTGACGCTGCTTATACAGCTACCTCTACCGGGATACTGTGGGGGCTGAAAACGTCACTGATCGGTTTTGCCTCCAGCTTTGTGCGCATGAACTGCACACCTAAGCTGTTTGTCGTGCCTTATTGGGTGGATCGCCTACGTTTTACTACCACTTTGACCTGTGAGGCAAGTATTTCACTGGGTTATGTCGTTTATTCGATGCTCATGCTGGCTTACCGCATATGGCGCGTACCAGGTGGTGCAGAGGCGTGGAAACGGGTATTCTCCAAGCAACCAATAAAGCATGAGGAATAA
- a CDS encoding segregation/condensation protein A, translating into MTVVNYKLETFEGPLDLLLHLIDKAEIDIQDIPISDITDQYMAFLHSMQELELDITSEFLVMAATLLSIKSKLLLPKPPVMEYDDLDFYEEEDYDPRDELVRKLVEYRKYKGIARHLSEREWERSLIYGKEPEDLSAFLPTEPANPVHGLHASDLVAAFQRALRKAERRTTVTRIHRDEISVKDRIRQVIGALELVGTGGRLLFSKLMHEDMYRHEVVVTFLAILELMKMKQIFCYQEKLFDDIVMEWRGDLRVNGLSEAEINY; encoded by the coding sequence TTGACAGTCGTAAATTACAAGCTAGAAACATTCGAGGGTCCGCTGGATCTGCTGTTGCATCTGATTGATAAGGCCGAGATCGATATTCAGGATATCCCTATTAGTGATATTACCGATCAGTATATGGCTTTTTTGCACAGTATGCAGGAGCTGGAACTGGACATTACGAGCGAGTTTCTGGTAATGGCGGCGACGCTCTTATCCATTAAGAGTAAATTGCTGCTTCCCAAGCCACCTGTAATGGAATATGACGATTTGGATTTTTATGAAGAAGAGGATTATGATCCACGGGATGAACTGGTTCGCAAGCTGGTGGAGTATCGTAAATATAAAGGGATTGCCCGCCATCTGAGCGAACGTGAATGGGAACGAAGTCTGATCTATGGCAAGGAACCGGAGGATCTGAGCGCATTCCTGCCCACCGAACCTGCCAATCCCGTGCACGGGCTGCATGCAAGCGATTTGGTCGCGGCTTTTCAGCGTGCACTGAGAAAAGCTGAACGACGTACGACGGTAACCCGTATTCACCGAGATGAGATTTCGGTCAAGGACCGTATTCGGCAGGTTATCGGGGCGTTGGAGCTGGTGGGAACGGGGGGACGGCTTTTATTCTCCAAGCTGATGCATGAGGATATGTATAGGCATGAAGTGGTAGTCACCTTTTTGGCTATCCTCGAACTGATGAAAATGAAACAGATTTTCTGCTATCAGGAGAAACTTTTCGATGATATTGTAATGGAGTGGAGAGGGGATTTACGGGTTAATGGATTATCTGAAGCTGAAATCAATTATTGA
- the serA gene encoding phosphoglycerate dehydrogenase produces MFKVLVSDPISDLGIQQLMDADDVTVDKNTGLSEDELVQIIGDYDALLVRSQTKVTERIMTAGKNLKVVGRAGVGVDNIDLEAATQRGIIVINAPDGNTITTCEHTFAMMMALARHIPQAYAKTIGGTWDRKTFLGVELRNKTLGVLGMGRIGSEVAKRAKAFGMSILGYDPFLTEERAEKLGIKLASVDEIIRNADFMTVHTPLTPETKHMIARPQFEVMKKGMRIINCARGGVIDELALVEAIDEGIVAGAAFDVFESEPPAQDHPFLSHPKIIVTPHLGASTVEAQENVAIDVSEQVLHILRDEPFKNAVNMPPVPSNVMTQLQPYFSLGEKLGSFAAQVTNQAVREIQVDYAGDLSSVDTQPLTRYILKGVLSRHLGSDVNIVNSVHLAKTRDIHLVVSQAPATKGFTNLITVTLKTQSGEEQRVAGTLLAGYGERIVRLNQFPVDVAPEAHFLLISHNDKPGIIGRVGTLLGENGVNIASMQVGRKIVGGEAIMILTVDKAVPKDVLVQLVGLPELNTAQEVVLD; encoded by the coding sequence ATGTTTAAAGTGTTAGTATCCGATCCGATCAGTGACCTGGGCATCCAGCAACTGATGGATGCAGACGATGTCACAGTGGACAAGAACACAGGTCTCAGCGAAGACGAGTTGGTTCAAATTATTGGTGACTATGATGCACTGCTCGTTCGTAGCCAAACCAAGGTAACAGAACGCATCATGACAGCAGGTAAGAACCTCAAGGTTGTCGGACGCGCCGGTGTTGGAGTGGACAATATCGATCTAGAAGCGGCAACACAACGAGGAATCATCGTCATTAACGCCCCTGACGGCAACACGATTACGACATGTGAGCATACTTTTGCCATGATGATGGCTCTGGCACGTCATATTCCACAGGCGTATGCCAAAACCATCGGCGGTACATGGGATCGTAAAACATTTCTCGGAGTTGAGCTGCGTAACAAAACGCTTGGCGTACTCGGTATGGGACGCATCGGCAGCGAGGTGGCCAAACGTGCCAAAGCCTTCGGCATGAGCATTCTCGGCTATGATCCGTTTCTGACGGAAGAACGCGCTGAGAAGCTGGGCATCAAGCTGGCAAGTGTGGACGAAATTATCCGCAACGCGGATTTCATGACGGTACACACCCCGTTAACACCGGAAACGAAGCATATGATTGCCCGTCCTCAGTTTGAAGTGATGAAAAAAGGGATGCGTATCATCAACTGTGCCCGCGGCGGAGTTATCGATGAATTGGCTCTCGTTGAAGCCATTGATGAAGGCATCGTTGCCGGCGCAGCCTTTGACGTATTCGAATCGGAGCCGCCAGCCCAGGATCACCCTTTCCTGAGCCATCCGAAAATTATCGTTACTCCGCATCTGGGTGCATCCACGGTAGAAGCCCAGGAGAATGTAGCAATCGACGTATCCGAGCAGGTGCTGCACATTTTGCGTGATGAGCCGTTCAAAAATGCCGTCAATATGCCTCCGGTACCATCTAACGTGATGACGCAATTGCAGCCTTATTTCTCGCTTGGCGAGAAGCTAGGCAGCTTTGCCGCTCAAGTGACGAATCAGGCTGTACGTGAAATCCAGGTGGATTACGCAGGTGATCTGTCTTCTGTAGATACACAGCCGCTGACACGTTATATCTTGAAAGGTGTGCTTAGTCGCCATCTGGGCAGCGATGTTAACATTGTGAACTCTGTCCACCTTGCCAAAACACGTGACATCCATCTTGTCGTCTCTCAGGCTCCGGCTACCAAGGGCTTTACCAACCTGATCACCGTCACGCTCAAAACTCAAAGCGGAGAGGAGCAACGTGTAGCAGGTACCCTGCTCGCAGGTTATGGCGAACGTATCGTCCGGTTGAACCAGTTCCCGGTAGACGTGGCACCAGAAGCGCATTTCCTGCTCATCTCCCACAATGACAAACCCGGCATTATCGGCCGTGTCGGCACTCTGCTTGGGGAGAACGGCGTGAATATCGCCTCCATGCAGGTAGGACGTAAAATTGTCGGTGGTGAAGCCATCATGATTCTGACCGTTGATAAAGCCGTTCCTAAAGACGTGCTGGTCCAATTGGTTGGCTTGCCGGAACTGAATACCGCTCAAGAAGTGGTACTCGATTAA
- a CDS encoding pseudouridine synthase: MERLQKILAQAGVASRRKCEELIQAGSVEVNGVTVTELGTKADPDQDIITVKGRPIKTEKKIYLMMNKPKGVITSASDPEGRKVVSDYLKGVKERVYPVGRLDYDTEGLLLLTNDGEFANLLTHPKHHVPKTYVATVKGVPHGTELDKLKKGIVLEDGITAPAEVEYKDVDPNGKESVIQITIYEGRNRQVRRMFEAISHPVIKLKRIAFGDLLLQNLKRGLTRSLTKDEINRLIQLAKSDNTKKKRTGRGS; this comes from the coding sequence ATGGAAAGATTGCAGAAAATACTGGCCCAGGCTGGTGTAGCTTCCCGACGTAAATGTGAGGAGCTTATTCAGGCGGGCAGCGTGGAAGTGAACGGGGTTACCGTAACAGAGCTGGGAACGAAGGCAGACCCTGATCAGGATATAATTACGGTAAAGGGTAGACCGATCAAAACCGAGAAAAAAATCTATTTAATGATGAACAAGCCTAAAGGCGTGATTACGAGTGCTTCCGATCCGGAAGGCCGTAAAGTCGTGTCCGACTATCTGAAAGGCGTTAAAGAACGCGTATATCCGGTAGGTCGTCTTGATTACGATACGGAGGGGCTGTTGTTGCTCACCAATGACGGCGAGTTCGCCAATTTGCTTACCCATCCGAAGCATCATGTGCCCAAGACGTATGTAGCGACAGTCAAAGGCGTTCCGCACGGAACCGAGCTGGACAAGCTGAAAAAAGGGATCGTGCTGGAGGATGGTATTACCGCACCCGCTGAGGTAGAATACAAGGATGTGGACCCAAACGGCAAGGAGTCTGTAATCCAGATTACCATTTATGAAGGCAGAAACCGTCAGGTCAGACGGATGTTTGAGGCCATTTCCCATCCGGTCATCAAGCTTAAGCGGATTGCCTTCGGCGATCTTTTGCTGCAAAATCTGAAGCGCGGGCTGACAAGATCTCTCACCAAGGACGAAATTAACCGTCTCATTCAACTTGCCAAGTCAGACAACACGAAAAAGAAACGGACAGGACGGGGGTCATAA
- a CDS encoding spore maturation protein — protein MLYFINLVSTWAIPAILAFIPLYAYAKKVPVYDSFVDGAKDGFSTAISIIPHLVGMMVAISIFRASGALDYLISWVTPWIKSWGVPGEVLPLGLLRPLTGTGSLAFTTDLIRTYGPDSMIGRIASTIQGSTDTTLYVLTVYFGAVGIRNGRYALKVGLFSDVVGFVAAIAICLLVF, from the coding sequence ATGCTCTATTTCATTAACCTCGTATCGACTTGGGCCATTCCTGCTATTCTTGCCTTTATTCCTTTATATGCCTATGCCAAAAAGGTACCCGTCTACGATTCCTTTGTCGATGGAGCCAAAGATGGCTTCTCCACGGCCATCAGCATTATTCCTCATCTCGTGGGCATGATGGTGGCTATCAGCATTTTTCGAGCGTCCGGCGCTCTGGATTACTTGATATCCTGGGTAACGCCATGGATCAAAAGCTGGGGCGTACCCGGCGAGGTACTGCCATTAGGACTGCTACGCCCGTTGACGGGCACCGGCTCGCTTGCCTTTACGACGGATCTGATCCGCACGTATGGCCCGGATTCCATGATCGGTCGTATTGCCTCCACGATTCAGGGCAGCACAGACACGACACTCTATGTGCTGACTGTATACTTTGGCGCGGTAGGTATCCGGAATGGACGTTATGCCTTGAAAGTGGGACTGTTTTCAGACGTAGTTGGTTTTGTGGCGGCGATTGCGATTTGCCTGCTTGTCTTTTGA
- a CDS encoding ATP-binding protein — MSFWKSLVGKLWITIICLVGCVLIFLGLFLLPYINRNFAAHESTEIKHLFIYACIVGFLLTTFFALFLFTKITQPMQLLIQAANAIREGRYDTRLTLVTSDEIGELAKTFNHMSTELEATIRSLNEEKNHLSSVLRSMSDAVMTFDRSGQVILTNPPAQSLLDSWKKLEWQEHDQEEFGVSVPGPLLPLFHTVMDRGDDGGDYIHVKQGSWSVQMAPLYTDNVIRGAVAVLRDITEEVKLEKMRSDFVANVSHEIRTPLSMMQGYSEALLDGMAGSPEESEELVRVIHDESLRMGRLVKDLLDLARMEAGHTDMHRQEVDVNELIERVHRKFTVRSKEQGLTLDYHEQGQHLLLPEADEDRLEQVLTNLLDNAFRHTPGGNSVTISADRILGERHELIRIRIKDEGVGIASEDLPYIFDRFYKADKARVRAVDKGTGLGLAIVKNIVEAHGGSVSAASVLGEGTEFTILLPISKKQSRAL; from the coding sequence GTGAGCTTCTGGAAATCGCTGGTAGGAAAGCTGTGGATCACCATCATTTGTCTGGTAGGCTGTGTGCTTATTTTTCTGGGTCTTTTTTTGTTGCCGTACATCAACAGGAATTTCGCGGCGCATGAATCGACGGAAATAAAGCACTTGTTCATCTATGCATGCATTGTCGGCTTTTTACTGACGACTTTTTTTGCTTTGTTTCTTTTTACTAAAATCACGCAGCCTATGCAGCTGTTGATTCAGGCGGCGAATGCGATCCGTGAGGGAAGGTATGATACGCGGCTTACGCTGGTAACGAGTGACGAGATTGGCGAACTGGCGAAAACATTTAATCATATGTCTACCGAGCTGGAAGCAACGATCCGCAGTCTGAATGAGGAGAAGAATCATCTGTCCAGCGTGTTGAGAAGTATGTCTGATGCTGTAATGACCTTTGACAGAAGCGGACAAGTCATTTTGACGAATCCGCCTGCGCAAAGTTTGTTGGATAGCTGGAAAAAACTGGAGTGGCAAGAGCATGATCAGGAGGAATTCGGAGTGTCTGTACCTGGTCCATTGCTGCCGTTGTTCCACACTGTTATGGATAGAGGAGATGACGGTGGGGACTATATTCATGTAAAACAGGGTTCCTGGTCGGTACAGATGGCGCCGTTGTACACGGATAATGTAATTCGTGGCGCTGTCGCTGTTCTCAGAGACATCACGGAGGAAGTCAAGCTGGAGAAGATGCGGAGTGACTTTGTCGCTAATGTGTCCCATGAAATCCGTACACCGCTTTCCATGATGCAGGGCTATAGCGAGGCCTTGCTTGATGGAATGGCTGGCTCACCAGAAGAATCCGAGGAATTGGTACGGGTCATTCATGATGAATCGTTGCGTATGGGAAGATTGGTCAAGGATCTGCTTGATCTAGCCAGAATGGAGGCAGGTCATACAGACATGCACCGTCAGGAAGTGGATGTGAATGAATTGATCGAGCGTGTTCACCGTAAATTTACGGTGCGCTCTAAGGAACAGGGGCTGACGCTCGATTATCATGAGCAAGGTCAGCATCTACTGCTGCCTGAAGCAGATGAAGACCGATTGGAGCAGGTGCTGACCAACTTGTTAGATAATGCGTTCAGGCATACGCCCGGCGGAAATAGTGTTACCATTAGTGCCGATCGGATTCTGGGAGAACGGCATGAGCTGATCCGCATTCGGATTAAGGATGAGGGTGTGGGTATTGCCAGTGAGGACCTGCCTTATATTTTTGACCGCTTTTACAAGGCAGACAAGGCTAGAGTAAGAGCCGTGGACAAAGGAACCGGTCTGGGGCTTGCTATTGTTAAAAATATTGTGGAGGCTCACGGAGGATCTGTCTCCGCTGCCAGCGTATTGGGGGAAGGAACGGAGTTCACTATTTTGCTGCCGATCTCAAAAAAACAAAGTCGGGCTTTGTAA
- the ytfJ gene encoding GerW family sporulation protein: MSDHPIQGLMQTAMENIKAMVDVNTIVGDAVETPDGSVILPISKVGFGFAAGGSDFNVDEEALHTSSSSGAHSGKEGHPFGGGSGGGVSIHPIAFLVVGKQGAQIVPLDNQTHLIEKLIDSTPYLIDKVQSIFRNADVDMHTPPPQVPVDVNTDHNHTGPASL; this comes from the coding sequence ATGTCAGATCACCCGATTCAAGGGCTCATGCAAACCGCCATGGAGAACATCAAAGCCATGGTGGACGTGAATACGATTGTGGGGGACGCGGTGGAAACACCCGATGGTTCCGTTATTTTGCCGATTAGTAAGGTGGGATTTGGCTTCGCAGCCGGGGGCAGCGATTTTAATGTAGATGAAGAGGCGCTTCATACATCCTCGTCGTCAGGTGCTCACAGCGGCAAGGAAGGACATCCTTTTGGTGGCGGTAGCGGTGGCGGGGTATCCATTCATCCAATCGCTTTTTTGGTTGTTGGCAAACAAGGTGCACAAATCGTTCCGCTGGATAATCAGACTCATCTGATTGAAAAATTGATCGACTCTACACCATACCTGATTGATAAAGTCCAATCTATCTTCCGGAATGCCGACGTGGATATGCATACTCCGCCTCCACAGGTCCCGGTAGATGTTAACACAGATCACAATCACACTGGCCCAGCTTCTTTGTAA
- a CDS encoding D-alanyl-D-alanine carboxypeptidase family protein: MFKRKPTIQTGHSQLLPKTRAFVLPLAVLLVLTFPLTLLDPQPVRGAVKKEEVPPVFTTHAQAASLIDVTSGRIIYSAEGDRELRIASLTKIMTAIVAIEHGRLQDPVKVSPTAFAKEGSSLFLQKGEQMTLENMLYGLMLRSGNDAASAIAEHVGGTEEGFVHLMNEKAVELGLSHSHFANPHGLDAEGHYSSANDMARLTAYALHNPTFARIVKTELKKAPNPNESWDYSWHNKNKMLRLYEGADGVKTGFTKKAFRCLVSSATRGGRQLAAVTLNDGDDWNDHARMLDYGFQYYPLIPITDKQQPIDGYPLLTGTSFAYPLHDGEKAQLRKRLVLYKKSHSNRTDVSFGLRGRVEFLLYGKLIGSVPVYDKGSKLPNPNTVQPQQEMPTPQASASGGNQERTWASGWSAVLRNLFGA; the protein is encoded by the coding sequence ATGTTTAAAAGAAAGCCAACAATCCAAACGGGCCACAGTCAGCTTTTGCCCAAGACACGTGCATTTGTGTTGCCGCTGGCAGTGCTGCTCGTCCTGACATTCCCGCTCACATTACTGGATCCGCAGCCTGTTCGGGGGGCAGTAAAGAAGGAGGAAGTTCCACCTGTTTTTACAACACATGCGCAGGCTGCCTCTCTTATAGATGTCACTTCAGGAAGAATCATATATTCCGCCGAGGGTGACCGAGAGCTGCGAATTGCCAGTTTGACCAAAATCATGACCGCGATCGTAGCCATCGAACATGGACGCTTGCAGGATCCGGTAAAGGTGAGTCCGACGGCTTTTGCCAAAGAGGGTTCCTCGCTTTTTCTACAAAAGGGTGAACAAATGACACTGGAAAATATGCTGTACGGCTTGATGCTCCGTTCCGGTAACGATGCGGCTTCCGCCATTGCTGAGCATGTGGGAGGGACGGAGGAGGGATTTGTTCATTTGATGAATGAGAAGGCGGTTGAGCTTGGACTAAGCCATTCCCACTTTGCTAATCCGCATGGACTGGATGCCGAGGGTCACTATTCCTCTGCCAATGATATGGCCCGGCTTACCGCTTATGCGCTGCATAATCCGACCTTTGCCCGCATTGTGAAGACGGAGTTAAAAAAAGCGCCTAATCCGAATGAATCATGGGATTATTCATGGCATAACAAGAACAAGATGCTGAGGCTCTATGAGGGAGCTGATGGTGTAAAAACGGGTTTTACGAAAAAAGCGTTTCGCTGTCTGGTCAGCTCAGCTACACGGGGCGGTCGCCAGCTTGCCGCTGTTACCTTAAATGATGGAGACGATTGGAACGACCATGCCCGCATGCTCGACTACGGATTCCAATATTATCCACTTATTCCGATTACGGACAAGCAACAACCGATTGACGGTTATCCGCTCTTGACTGGCACAAGCTTCGCTTATCCTTTGCATGATGGGGAGAAGGCGCAACTGCGCAAAAGACTAGTCCTGTATAAAAAGTCCCACTCTAACAGAACTGACGTATCCTTCGGCTTACGCGGACGTGTTGAGTTTCTGCTGTACGGCAAGCTTATTGGCTCCGTACCTGTGTATGATAAAGGTAGCAAGCTACCCAATCCAAACACAGTACAACCACAACAGGAAATGCCGACTCCACAAGCTTCCGCAAGCGGCGGCAATCAAGAGCGCACCTGGGCGAGCGGATGGAGCGCAGTTTTAAGAAATCTGTTTGGAGCATAG